Proteins from one Streptomyces sp. NBC_00390 genomic window:
- a CDS encoding Acg family FMN-binding oxidoreductase, which yields MFTQTIDTSTVEFLVDRATAAPSMHNAQPWQFRFIRSRGTLQLRMDPARAMPVADLAHRALHLGCGAALFNLRVATTHAGLAPHIELLPDAADPELLADITFTPQSAADDRLAALYPAVALRRTSREPFTGGSVPEALRDVLAGAAVAEGARLAFLGDWQVHSVLALVQEAGDWVAADPEVQAETERWTRSGTGDRQHEGIPAYAFGPRRYGGRAPVRDFVPRSDTGERRRAVFEQHPCLAVLGTRRDRPVDWLDAGQALERVLLEATLDGLSTSLDSQALEWPELRWAVRDPLTAMGHAQMLIRFGYGPEAPATPRRPLRDVLEYV from the coding sequence GTGTTCACACAGACGATCGACACCTCGACCGTGGAGTTTCTCGTCGACCGTGCCACTGCCGCCCCGTCCATGCACAACGCACAACCCTGGCAGTTCCGCTTCATACGCAGCCGCGGCACACTGCAACTGCGCATGGATCCCGCCCGTGCCATGCCGGTGGCCGACCTGGCTCACCGTGCGCTACATCTGGGCTGTGGAGCGGCGCTGTTCAATCTCCGCGTAGCCACAACCCACGCCGGCCTGGCGCCGCACATCGAGCTGCTGCCCGATGCCGCCGATCCCGAGCTCCTCGCCGACATCACCTTCACCCCGCAATCCGCCGCCGACGACCGGCTCGCCGCGCTGTATCCGGCGGTCGCACTGCGGCGTACGAGCAGGGAGCCGTTCACCGGCGGGTCCGTCCCTGAGGCACTGCGCGACGTGCTGGCCGGCGCCGCCGTGGCCGAAGGCGCCCGGCTGGCGTTTCTCGGGGACTGGCAGGTGCACTCCGTCCTGGCCCTGGTGCAGGAGGCCGGGGACTGGGTGGCCGCGGATCCGGAGGTCCAGGCGGAGACCGAACGCTGGACACGTTCCGGCACGGGTGACCGTCAGCACGAAGGAATCCCGGCCTACGCTTTCGGGCCCCGCCGCTACGGAGGCCGAGCACCGGTGCGTGACTTCGTGCCCCGGAGCGATACGGGCGAGCGGCGGCGGGCCGTCTTCGAGCAGCATCCCTGCCTGGCCGTGCTCGGTACCCGGCGTGACCGCCCGGTGGACTGGCTCGACGCAGGTCAGGCCCTGGAACGTGTGCTGCTGGAGGCGACGCTCGACGGGCTGTCCACCTCTCTCGACTCGCAGGCCCTCGAGTGGCCCGAGCTGCGCTGGGCGGTGCGTGACCCGCTCACGGCGATGGGGCACGCCCAGATGCTGATCAGGTTCGGCTACGGTCCCGAAGCGCCTGCCACGCCCCGTCGGCCGCTGCGCGACGTGCTCGAGTACGTGTGA